In Paenibacillus algicola, a genomic segment contains:
- a CDS encoding nitroreductase family protein → MSTATSQDFFKVIKERHSVRKYDPSVKISREEMTEILADASLAPSSSNLQPWRFLIIDDQELKEKLHPIAFNQEHVLTSSAVIAVLGDMKWYEQGEKIYTMAQEAGLMTAEVKERFVNNALNLYSGLSEEMKSSIVDVDSGLISMQLMLSARARGYDTVPMGGYNKQQFVEAFGIPAQYRSVMLIAIGKAAEPARATNRLPLNDMVSWNSFDL, encoded by the coding sequence ATGTCTACTGCAACATCCCAGGATTTCTTCAAGGTGATCAAGGAACGTCATTCGGTACGCAAATACGACCCGAGCGTTAAAATTTCCCGAGAGGAAATGACTGAAATTTTGGCCGATGCATCCCTGGCACCGTCTTCCAGCAATCTGCAGCCTTGGCGCTTTCTCATTATTGACGACCAGGAGCTGAAGGAGAAGCTGCACCCGATTGCTTTTAACCAGGAGCATGTCCTGACCTCTTCGGCGGTGATCGCTGTGCTGGGCGACATGAAATGGTATGAGCAGGGCGAGAAGATTTATACGATGGCACAGGAAGCAGGCCTGATGACCGCAGAGGTGAAGGAGCGCTTTGTGAACAACGCCCTTAACCTGTACTCCGGCCTGAGCGAGGAGATGAAGAGCAGCATTGTGGATGTGGATTCCGGTCTGATTTCGATGCAGCTGATGCTGTCTGCCCGCGCACGCGGCTATGACACGGTTCCTATGGGAGGATATAATAAGCAGCAATTCGTTGAAGCCTTCGGCATTCCGGCCCAATATCGCAGCGTTATGCTGATTGCGATCGGCAAGGCTGCAGAGCCGGCACGGGCAACGAATCGTCTGCCGTTGAATGACATGGTGTCCTGGAATTCCTTCGATCTGTAA
- a CDS encoding Ger(x)C family spore germination protein, with amino-acid sequence MKRILRAWLLLFCLLPLCGCMAKIEINDQVFVLSLFVDMDKDTGEYKVTIASPLPNRLSSGEQAGSSGGQGEPFSLADSSGTSLPLAVGKLQRQMTRKLDFSHTRVIVVGSTMAEAGMEELFNWVLRERTLDFSTFIMSSTKQAKDVAELEPVFESLPSTVLMRFAVQNNLLGTTLKECLSAYLEGTGFALSQLNVKDAKGTSNWVSVGNIQLFNDLQAKATLNEEQSKVTSWAIGRRNTPIYRPVYYVTWDGGKSKASVLMTNSKSRQQITMTPSGPVVQLKLDGTGDVLSLEDDQQREATETNKLIIQELKDQLHEDLTASLRVSQEAGADVLGVGQLLEAKYPHLWDKWREDWGNHYKNDIEFQVKLHIKIRNTDM; translated from the coding sequence ATGAAGCGCATCCTCAGAGCATGGCTGCTGCTCTTCTGCCTCCTGCCTCTGTGTGGCTGTATGGCCAAGATTGAGATCAATGACCAGGTGTTTGTGCTGTCCTTATTCGTCGATATGGACAAAGATACCGGGGAATACAAGGTCACGATCGCGAGCCCGTTGCCTAACCGTCTCAGTTCTGGCGAGCAGGCGGGCAGCTCGGGGGGACAAGGAGAGCCTTTCTCGCTGGCAGACAGCTCCGGAACGAGCCTCCCTCTTGCCGTCGGTAAATTACAGCGCCAAATGACACGTAAACTTGATTTCAGCCATACGCGCGTTATCGTCGTAGGCAGCACGATGGCCGAAGCAGGTATGGAGGAGCTGTTCAACTGGGTACTGCGGGAACGTACGCTGGATTTCAGCACCTTTATTATGTCCTCCACCAAGCAGGCCAAAGATGTGGCAGAGCTGGAGCCCGTTTTTGAATCGCTGCCGTCTACCGTGCTGATGCGCTTTGCGGTCCAGAATAATCTGCTGGGCACGACCTTGAAGGAATGCCTATCCGCCTATCTGGAAGGCACCGGCTTCGCGCTGAGCCAGCTGAATGTTAAAGATGCCAAGGGAACAAGCAATTGGGTCAGTGTCGGTAATATTCAACTGTTTAATGATCTTCAAGCCAAAGCTACTCTCAATGAAGAACAGTCCAAGGTCACCTCCTGGGCAATTGGCCGGCGCAATACACCGATTTACAGGCCGGTTTATTATGTAACCTGGGATGGAGGCAAGAGCAAGGCCAGCGTACTGATGACGAACAGCAAATCCCGCCAGCAGATCACGATGACCCCGTCAGGCCCTGTCGTTCAGCTGAAGCTCGATGGTACGGGAGATGTGCTCTCTCTGGAGGACGACCAGCAAAGAGAAGCTACAGAGACGAACAAACTGATCATCCAGGAGCTGAAGGATCAGCTTCATGAGGATTTGACAGCCTCTCTGCGGGTATCCCAGGAAGCCGGGGCTGATGTGCTCGGCGTAGGCCAGCTACTTGAGGCTAAATATCCCCACCTTTGGGATAAATGGAGAGAGGATTGGGGAAACCACTATAAAAATGATATTGAGTTTCAGGTCAAGCTGCATATTAAAATTCGGAATACCGATATGTAG
- a CDS encoding GerAB/ArcD/ProY family transporter: MRQTPWQLFRFAFIYLNTQPTAYLLPTLLTVAGYLGWISVLGALILSLLILWCTMAVGKASPQDSWLNFGEQIVGKWPHRLFLVIIILWVIIYVAIDIESYTLFYGTNYMRATPQWVIQLILGPVIIITARWGLVPLIYMADGLFFLTLATLVLVLSTFAGDAHFNWLPGLITHTHYGDAAKGIFITLSFIGEWFVFLVLAPLIQMDRRAFRNLSCAILLLTLSVLLEWVLILLNLGLKLSSEIQYPLIELMRSSITGVLGNADPLIIGLWATSMFIHSAFLLQVGARIMTRLLSIHDSEMEKPFITLLGGTASVAAYQFAQNPALYQENFDSMVAVVFWLLVDCIPVIYWIVLKLRGGISKPGSSSAASDSDSGNNSSQQSPSSGESPSTGASLPAEQA; encoded by the coding sequence ATGCGCCAAACTCCCTGGCAGCTATTTCGGTTCGCCTTCATATACCTGAACACCCAGCCGACGGCTTATTTGCTGCCAACCCTGCTGACCGTGGCCGGCTATCTGGGCTGGATCTCCGTGCTTGGCGCACTGATACTGAGCCTCCTGATCCTGTGGTGCACCATGGCCGTAGGAAAAGCTTCTCCCCAGGATTCCTGGCTGAATTTCGGCGAGCAGATTGTCGGGAAGTGGCCTCACCGCCTGTTTCTGGTAATCATTATATTATGGGTCATCATCTACGTAGCCATTGACATTGAAAGCTACACGCTATTCTACGGCACGAACTATATGCGAGCCACACCACAATGGGTCATCCAGCTCATTCTCGGCCCCGTTATTATCATCACAGCCCGCTGGGGTCTCGTGCCGCTGATTTATATGGCGGATGGACTGTTTTTCCTTACACTCGCGACGCTGGTGCTGGTGCTCTCCACGTTCGCTGGTGACGCCCACTTTAACTGGCTGCCCGGACTGATTACACATACCCATTACGGCGATGCAGCCAAAGGGATTTTTATCACCTTATCCTTTATCGGGGAATGGTTCGTGTTCCTGGTTCTGGCCCCATTAATCCAGATGGACCGGCGAGCGTTTCGCAATCTGAGCTGTGCCATTCTGCTGCTAACCTTGTCCGTGCTGCTGGAATGGGTGCTGATTCTGCTGAACCTGGGGCTGAAGCTGTCTAGCGAGATCCAGTATCCCTTGATTGAGCTCATGCGCAGCTCCATTACCGGCGTCCTCGGCAATGCCGACCCGCTCATTATTGGACTGTGGGCAACCTCCATGTTTATTCACAGCGCCTTTCTGCTGCAGGTTGGGGCCCGGATCATGACAAGGCTGCTGTCCATCCATGACTCTGAAATGGAAAAACCGTTTATCACCCTGCTGGGCGGCACCGCCAGCGTGGCCGCTTATCAATTCGCACAGAACCCGGCATTGTATCAGGAAAATTTCGATTCCATGGTCGCCGTTGTTTTCTGGCTGCTCGTAGACTGCATTCCTGTCATTTACTGGATCGTGTTAAAGCTTCGGGGAGGAATATCCAAGCCCGGCTCTTCCAGCGCAGCATCCGATTCTGATTCCGGAAATAACTCTAGCCAGCAGAGCCCTTCCTCCGGCGAAAGTCCCTCGACTGGCGCCAGTCTGCCTGCTGAGCAAGCATAA
- a CDS encoding PadR family transcriptional regulator: MSVPIHNSDLIRGSIDMLILNLLSEKDNYGYQIIKEMLVRSHHQFELKEPTLYSSLKRLEKQSLIISYWGEESQGGRRKYYRLTGDGEKRLSQSREEWVAARDVIDLLIEKPRREGGSGL, from the coding sequence TTGAGCGTCCCCATACATAACAGCGATCTGATCCGAGGCAGCATTGATATGTTGATCCTGAACCTGCTTTCGGAAAAAGATAACTACGGTTATCAGATTATTAAGGAAATGCTGGTGCGCAGTCATCACCAGTTTGAATTAAAGGAACCGACGTTATATTCCAGCCTGAAAAGACTGGAGAAGCAGTCCTTGATTATCTCCTATTGGGGAGAGGAATCTCAGGGAGGACGACGCAAGTATTATCGCCTGACCGGAGATGGGGAGAAGAGGCTGAGTCAGAGCCGGGAAGAGTGGGTGGCGGCCAGGGACGTTATTGATTTGTTAATCGAAAAGCCGAGGAGAGAAGGGGGAAGCGGTTTATGA
- a CDS encoding permease prefix domain 1-containing protein, whose amino-acid sequence MNKSKELERFVEQLFAGRRSTPAVEELKYEILTNLEDKVRDYVEQGVSDAEAIAAATRDLDSIEPFLEEDGRQPTNLSSLARDLLQHGLLLLLLACIVTLPARLSYSGSMLHNVLLLLAGILGAGYVVYAIVEPRRSAIIVNIPVKLLSAISRWTWLLWGAWLAVVTGFALLLRFGSDLWFGRGLFFSGPYELYALAMELLAPLAAICIPLLVGRARRRVSLYEVSRP is encoded by the coding sequence ATGAATAAGTCCAAGGAGCTGGAGCGCTTTGTAGAGCAGCTGTTTGCAGGTCGGCGCAGCACGCCAGCGGTGGAGGAACTGAAATATGAAATTCTGACCAATCTGGAGGACAAGGTACGTGATTACGTTGAGCAGGGCGTGAGTGATGCTGAGGCGATCGCGGCTGCGACACGGGATTTGGACTCTATTGAGCCTTTCCTGGAGGAGGATGGACGTCAGCCTACAAATCTCAGCTCCTTGGCTCGTGATCTGCTGCAGCATGGACTTCTATTGCTGCTGCTGGCATGCATTGTGACCTTGCCGGCCCGGTTAAGCTACTCCGGAAGCATGCTTCACAACGTCCTGCTTCTGCTGGCGGGAATACTTGGGGCGGGGTATGTCGTGTACGCCATTGTGGAGCCGAGAAGGAGCGCAATCATTGTAAACATACCGGTTAAGCTGCTGTCTGCCATCAGCCGGTGGACCTGGCTGCTGTGGGGAGCGTGGCTGGCGGTCGTAACAGGCTTTGCCCTGCTGCTGCGGTTTGGCAGTGACCTGTGGTTTGGGCGAGGGCTTTTCTTCAGCGGTCCTTATGAGCTGTACGCACTGGCAATGGAGCTGCTGGCGCCGCTGGCCGCCATCTGCATTCCGCTCCTGGTGGGCAGAGCCCGGCGGCGGGTTTCCTTGTATGAGGTGAGCAGACCATGA
- a CDS encoding spore germination protein has translation MSSSSLLSDLRSCLHNNDDVTYFPVQIQQVQCTFIYVRSIVNVALLQDSIVQPLLRLNQGDALPLQDCLKDSSFFSWPASKNSDPASAAEAVASGHAVLVVEGLSEAFLFSIPKYQKRAVQESQNEQVVIGPRESFIEDVDVNLSLIRHKIRHPDLKIVQFQLGRYTKTPLYVVYIEGLCDPKVLQTLEAQFQQIDTDGVFGISNVSEYFQISRKTSFPQFQYTERPDSVASAILEGRAGILLEGTPSAQIVPVTFFSLLQSSEDYYLSFIYASWIRLVRLLFAVISVVLPSLYVSITTFQTEIIPTELLLTIASARENIPFPALIEALLMELTFEALREAGARIPKPVGQTISIIGAIVIGQAAVAAGVVSAPMVIVVSITGIATFIVPHYELGISLRLLRFVLLILGGTLGLLGVLAASFVIYSRMCSLNTFGTPYLQPLAPLVFSDWKDMIYRAPSSQKKKRPDAYHAQDKRRQTSK, from the coding sequence ATGTCATCCAGCAGCCTGCTCTCTGACCTCCGCTCCTGTCTTCACAATAATGATGATGTCACCTATTTCCCGGTCCAGATTCAGCAGGTGCAGTGCACCTTTATTTATGTCCGCTCTATCGTTAACGTAGCATTGCTGCAGGACAGCATCGTCCAGCCTCTCCTGCGTCTCAACCAGGGCGATGCCCTGCCTCTGCAGGATTGCCTGAAGGACAGCTCTTTTTTCTCCTGGCCTGCCAGCAAAAACAGCGATCCGGCCAGCGCCGCCGAAGCCGTGGCCTCCGGCCATGCCGTGCTCGTGGTGGAGGGGCTATCCGAGGCGTTTCTGTTCAGCATTCCCAAATATCAAAAGCGTGCCGTCCAGGAATCCCAGAATGAGCAGGTCGTCATTGGGCCGCGGGAATCTTTTATCGAGGATGTGGACGTCAATCTTTCTCTCATTCGCCATAAAATCCGCCACCCCGATCTGAAAATCGTTCAATTTCAGCTCGGACGTTATACGAAGACGCCGCTGTACGTCGTCTATATCGAGGGCTTATGCGATCCCAAGGTGCTCCAGACACTGGAGGCGCAATTCCAGCAGATTGATACCGACGGGGTGTTCGGGATCAGCAATGTGTCAGAGTATTTTCAAATCAGCCGGAAGACAAGCTTTCCCCAATTTCAGTATACTGAGCGCCCGGATTCTGTTGCATCCGCTATTCTCGAAGGCAGGGCCGGCATTCTGCTGGAAGGGACGCCTTCCGCGCAGATCGTGCCCGTCACCTTCTTCAGCCTGCTTCAATCCTCGGAGGATTATTATTTAAGCTTTATTTATGCCAGCTGGATTCGGCTGGTCCGGCTGCTGTTTGCCGTCATTTCTGTCGTGCTGCCCTCCTTGTATGTGTCGATCACGACCTTTCAAACCGAGATCATACCGACCGAGCTTCTGCTGACCATAGCATCCGCCCGGGAGAACATCCCGTTCCCGGCGTTAATCGAGGCCTTGCTGATGGAGCTGACGTTTGAGGCCCTGCGGGAGGCCGGCGCCCGCATTCCCAAGCCGGTCGGACAGACGATTTCGATTATCGGAGCCATCGTCATCGGCCAGGCCGCAGTAGCCGCCGGCGTGGTGTCGGCACCGATGGTCATTGTCGTCTCAATTACCGGGATCGCGACGTTTATCGTGCCGCATTATGAGCTCGGCATCTCACTGCGGCTCCTGCGCTTCGTGCTGCTCATTCTTGGTGGTACGCTGGGGCTGCTAGGCGTTCTTGCAGCCAGCTTCGTGATTTACTCCAGAATGTGCTCCCTGAACACCTTCGGTACACCGTACCTGCAGCCGCTGGCGCCGCTCGTGTTCTCGGATTGGAAGGATATGATCTACCGCGCTCCGTCATCTCAGAAGAAAAAGCGCCCCGACGCTTACCATGCCCAGGATAAAAGGAGGCAGACGTCTAAATGA
- a CDS encoding lipase family protein has protein sequence MSSHVDDETYRKMSEAAYLDLKKGETLEDLPGWEVAEDFKSYSRSGFDAVTFIHKGSGEAVIAYRGTEGSASAQHLVPDLIQDGVIGAGEIGSRIEAANPLNGPINSFKEFTGLDHIDHLKDNVVKFVDKNVNVLPESNQFYQAEDYAKEMKNKYGDYHFTLTGHSLGGGNAQYAAAYTGMNAVTFSAPSVVPNLTGDMRSKAENGHFDGQIINYVHPGDVVGSGALGGYDRHVGSTYYIDSSYEAANDGVSLIDKAKNSFSGPNYHQLDRYQFDENGTLANQIFDPVTGEEVSPPRLAPGGSIFDRLADTAHSLGGSLSALAGLAGGSLAGLAAGARAGSIQVTPAELRSVAERWNSNALQCQHELQGIRQRMNRYMFTSHSTRLTPIVQQLDQSVVSMSQWHVQHTGDIVSYIKHKADMFEQTDRSG, from the coding sequence ATGAGCTCACATGTCGATGACGAAACGTACCGCAAAATGTCCGAGGCCGCCTACCTTGATTTGAAGAAAGGCGAGACGCTGGAGGATCTCCCCGGCTGGGAGGTCGCCGAGGATTTCAAAAGCTATTCCCGCTCCGGCTTTGATGCCGTTACGTTCATTCATAAGGGCTCGGGCGAGGCCGTCATCGCTTATCGCGGAACTGAGGGCAGCGCGTCCGCACAGCATCTCGTACCGGATTTGATACAGGATGGCGTCATCGGAGCCGGAGAAATCGGCAGCCGTATAGAGGCCGCCAATCCTCTGAACGGACCGATTAACAGCTTCAAGGAATTTACGGGGCTCGATCATATCGATCATCTTAAGGATAACGTCGTCAAGTTTGTCGACAAGAATGTCAATGTGCTGCCGGAGAGCAACCAGTTCTATCAGGCCGAGGATTACGCCAAGGAGATGAAGAACAAATACGGTGATTACCACTTTACTTTGACCGGTCATTCCCTTGGCGGCGGGAACGCGCAATACGCTGCGGCATATACCGGCATGAATGCGGTCACGTTCAGTGCCCCGTCGGTCGTTCCGAACCTGACCGGTGATATGCGGAGTAAAGCGGAGAACGGTCATTTTGACGGTCAGATTATTAACTATGTGCATCCTGGTGACGTCGTAGGAAGCGGAGCCTTGGGCGGCTATGACCGGCATGTCGGCTCCACTTATTACATTGACTCCAGCTATGAGGCCGCGAACGACGGCGTAAGTCTGATTGACAAGGCCAAGAATTCCTTCAGCGGACCGAACTATCATCAGCTGGACCGATATCAGTTTGATGAGAACGGTACCCTTGCCAACCAAATTTTTGATCCCGTGACCGGCGAAGAGGTGTCACCGCCCCGCTTGGCTCCCGGTGGCAGCATCTTTGACAGGCTTGCCGACACGGCTCATAGTCTCGGCGGCTCCCTGTCCGCATTGGCCGGGCTGGCCGGGGGCTCATTGGCAGGGCTTGCAGCAGGCGCCAGAGCCGGAAGCATACAAGTCACTCCGGCAGAGCTGAGAAGTGTGGCAGAGCGCTGGAACAGCAATGCACTGCAATGCCAGCACGAGCTGCAGGGCATCCGCCAGCGGATGAACCGCTATATGTTCACAAGCCATAGTACCCGGCTCACCCCGATTGTGCAGCAGCTGGATCAGTCTGTCGTTTCTATGAGCCAGTGGCATGTGCAGCATACAGGAGACATCGTAAGCTACATCAAGCATAAAGCAGATATGTTCGAGCAGACGGACCGGAGCGGTTGA
- a CDS encoding stalk domain-containing protein — protein MNKLIGSLMASILLSTVIHSGGSVNGAAHREQPHTMDYYIDHQMVSVEVAPAVQQGELYVPVYLMKDWRGISLKWNHNAKELSMTADGQRYAVKSGSARVSLPDGSYFTLKSPVYIEHNRMMVPLSLFEQISGGKASVSEDPKALVIDSRGKRPLAYGEADKSIAIYGEWEQEGRYQALTLDMNGNQHTYPWATPVSWKSSPQLLDMDVNGDGSSEIVVLLNQGSGTGVYAQDVHVIRADFSEVSVESFHDILKERVVSSIQHQEGVLLLSVQVDGEETRLALPDEEGSRTNFTHVGFGSVVYHAVEDGRLVLRLAGSISPSEFIGELAVVYGWSEGRLAAEQISFTPYDEYMQYMK, from the coding sequence ATGAATAAACTGATCGGCTCCTTGATGGCCTCAATCCTGCTCTCGACCGTTATTCATTCGGGAGGAAGCGTGAATGGAGCGGCTCATAGAGAGCAGCCCCACACGATGGATTATTATATAGATCACCAGATGGTAAGCGTAGAGGTTGCACCTGCAGTTCAGCAGGGGGAGCTTTATGTTCCTGTTTATTTAATGAAGGACTGGCGGGGGATCTCTCTGAAGTGGAACCACAATGCCAAGGAATTGAGCATGACAGCAGACGGTCAGCGCTATGCAGTGAAGAGCGGCAGCGCAAGAGTTTCCCTTCCGGATGGCAGCTACTTCACCTTAAAGTCTCCGGTATATATTGAACACAATCGAATGATGGTTCCACTATCTTTGTTTGAACAGATTTCCGGCGGAAAGGCGAGTGTCAGCGAGGATCCTAAAGCGCTTGTCATTGACAGCCGCGGCAAGCGTCCTCTTGCTTACGGGGAAGCAGACAAGAGCATTGCAATATACGGAGAGTGGGAGCAGGAAGGCCGCTATCAAGCGCTGACCCTGGACATGAACGGGAACCAGCATACGTATCCTTGGGCAACGCCCGTCTCCTGGAAATCATCACCGCAGCTGCTGGATATGGATGTGAACGGAGATGGAAGCTCCGAGATCGTTGTGCTGCTGAATCAGGGCTCGGGTACGGGTGTGTATGCCCAGGACGTTCACGTCATCCGGGCGGATTTTTCAGAGGTGTCCGTGGAGTCCTTCCACGACATCCTGAAAGAGCGGGTGGTTTCCAGTATTCAGCATCAGGAGGGAGTCCTGCTGTTGTCTGTGCAGGTGGATGGCGAGGAAACCCGGCTTGCCCTTCCGGATGAGGAAGGAAGCCGTACGAACTTTACTCATGTTGGATTCGGGTCGGTGGTATACCATGCTGTAGAGGACGGCAGGCTGGTGCTGCGCCTTGCGGGAAGTATTTCCCCGAGTGAGTTCATTGGGGAGTTGGCAGTGGTCTATGGCTGGTCGGAAGGCAGGCTGGCTGCAGAACAAATTTCCTTTACGCCATACGATGAATATATGCAATATATGAAATAA
- a CDS encoding RrF2 family transcriptional regulator, whose protein sequence is MMSKKPIGCPSTYKSFSLALQALTTLAVHAGTCSSSDLAASLKADPTLLRRILKALSLEGMIESREGRDGGYRFVRSADHITLAEVYSCLHIHRAVTDSMLDAAKEHCGGAALKAVFSEVLDEIEQSTMKVLSSYTVGDMVRKAETG, encoded by the coding sequence ATGATGAGCAAGAAACCCATTGGCTGCCCGTCCACCTACAAAAGCTTCAGTCTGGCCCTGCAGGCGCTCACGACCTTGGCCGTTCATGCAGGAACTTGCTCCAGCAGCGATCTTGCAGCGAGCCTCAAAGCAGATCCTACCTTGTTAAGGCGGATTCTTAAAGCATTATCCCTGGAGGGGATGATTGAATCCCGGGAGGGACGGGACGGAGGCTACCGTTTCGTACGAAGTGCGGATCACATTACCCTCGCCGAGGTATACAGCTGCCTGCATATCCACCGCGCCGTAACCGACAGCATGCTGGATGCCGCGAAGGAGCATTGCGGAGGTGCAGCGCTGAAGGCGGTATTTTCCGAGGTGCTGGACGAGATTGAACAGAGCACGATGAAGGTGCTAAGCTCGTATACCGTAGGGGACATGGTGCGTAAAGCAGAGACAGGTTGA